One part of the Pogoniulus pusillus isolate bPogPus1 chromosome 34, bPogPus1.pri, whole genome shotgun sequence genome encodes these proteins:
- the LOC135189819 gene encoding XK-related protein 4 gives MAEGLTAAASLVSLAWALASYQKALRDSRDDKKPISYMAVIIQFCWHFFTIAARVITFALFASVFQLYFGIFIVLHWCIMTFWIVHCETEFCITKWEEIVFDMVVGIIYIFSWFNVKEGRTRCRLFIYYFVILLENTALSALWYLYKAPPISDAFAIPALCVVFSSFLTGIVFMLMYYAFFHPNGPRFGQSPSCACEDPATAFTLPQEGATNTLRSISNNRSVTSERDQKFTERDGCVPVFQVRPTAPSTPSSRPPRIEESVIKIDLFRNRYPAWERHVLDRSLRKAILAFECSPAPPRLQYKDDALIQERLEYETTL, from the exons ATGGCCGAGG GTCTAACCGCTGCTGCATCTCTCGTGTCCCTGGCTTGGGCTTTGGCTTCCTACCAAAAGGCCCTCCGCGACTCCCGCGACGACAAGAAACCCATCAGTTACATGGCTGTTATCATCCAGTTTTGCTGGCATTTCTTCACAATCGCGGCCAGGGTCATTACTTTTGctctctttgcctcagttttccagCTGTACTTTGGGATCTTCATCGTGCTGCACTGGTGCATCATGACCTTCTGGATCGTCCACTGCGAGACGGAGTTTTGCATCACTAAGTGGGAGGAGATCGTTTTCGACATGGTGGTTGGGATAATCTACATCTTCAGCTGGTTCAACGTCAAGGAAGGCAGGACACGCTGCAGGCTTTTCATTTACTACTTCGTGATCCTTCTAGAGAACACTGCCTTGAGTGCTCTCTGGTACCTGTACAAGGCCCCACCCATCTCCGATGCATTCGCCATACCAGCACTGTGTGTAGTGTTCAGCAGCTTTTTAACAGGCATCGTTTTTATGCTCATGTACTATGCCTTCTTTCACCCCAATGGACCACGGTTTGGGCAGTCACCAAGCTGTGCTTGTGAGGACCCTGCCACTGCCTTCACCCTCCCCCAGGAAGGGGCCACAAACACTCTGCGCTCCATCTCCAACAACCGGAGCGTGACGAGCGAGAGGGATCAAAAATTCACGGAGAGGGATGGGTGTGTGCCTGTGTTTCAGGTCAGACCCACTGCACCCTCCACACCTTCCTCCCGGCCACCAAGGATTGAGGAGTCTGTCATTAAAATCGATCTGTTCAGGAACAGGTACCCAGCCTGGGAGAGACACGTGTTGGACAGGAGCCTGAGAAAGGCCATCTTAGCGTTTgaatgttcccctgctcctccacgGCTACAGTATAAAGATGATGCCCTGATCCAGGAGCGCTTGGAGTATGAGACCACCttgtaa